One Vespa velutina chromosome 12, iVesVel2.1, whole genome shotgun sequence DNA window includes the following coding sequences:
- the LOC124953457 gene encoding 1-phosphatidylinositol 3-phosphate 5-kinase isoform X1 has translation MNKNMNSPSKLTEFAPLSPEESQPVVASLFSKFFSFARSPQNADDSIISSNNDEQSSSDSDSWKQSQSTEKTPEEDSSSIINFPLDTHEGRSLPSVLKRIRNIVASKSSNLRSYKDSELRSYWMPDSVSKQCYECGERFTTFRRRHHCRVCGQIFCSKCCSDQIPGKIMGCTGDLRVCTYCCKVVLSYLQSSDMRSDLSADLKALQEDLQVKYGNDSPPLTQKNSSECTEGETSICRKPSVGYMEEKYAVGRSANSYLTSQECSLVLQNSASLRMIYEELFRSSQAILLQTHRIRLKSYHNCFIASELVNWMIAQNKAATRVQATAIGQALLEAGFIEPITSENVFSDTAAIFKPVQLSQMQSTDLLTENQATCDAQEPAWVNTIPQHDSTTDSESESKPSNSVQQTSGRLPSSSSSFYLDLNLEASTVTLKRPTSEDLTTISIDSNDGVTEQKEVNIKSHECNFKVSDDLLSDTFQIQEIKEKSGWHKMTNLRTAFGEMSAYNCLTSVYKQHEDSLIKQLLNKEGLSQIWSEVILNIAHQIVDHVKPDLNHNADDLDIRHYVQIKKCTGGSRDDCEIVSGVVCTKNVAHRGMNAMIAHPKILLLQCGLMYQRVEGKLLSLEPVMMQENEYLGHTVARITALGPDIVLVHRSVSRLAQDRLRECGVTLILNVKLSVLERIARCTGANIVKTVDAHISARYMLGTCKKFYLRNFPDDQSGIKTLMYFEGCANAHLGSTILLRGGSLPELKKVKNVTSMMIFAAYSWRLEKSFLMDEFARPPSPKDNSFLDETFKKNTSDSDSSVQLLSTKGKDSIETSSNIENNESINTKENIKLSQIYDSRNISNNGESIDNTCPINHNTSVKDEDMENPNGNDNLLNSAALKQISSILNEDCDPYDTLKLFKTKIRSNTNNSKNLDQSSKDTTHDSDLNVTLSTVRDNIDIQNDIYNSGNNLDLKSEEQSNVSRYIEEKRIYGESISDHSDPLHQYLNEDEEDVFDQTSPNGQCLSVADLPLLNKFKKALEGTVLSMSPYLKFSVPYLETEPGRNCILRTFFPKEIYYSEQFLDKTKETRTSSISVEQNVPDKPLLNLKLKPRHPFIEAKLTTDVESKEVQALLAHFRACGSRLYPTNNVMIERQQQNVQAETTEPKSTWPDCLDPVNHQRLSVLFCSLSHTSNNTPSFCVYPWTVNMDLYGRNDIALGCFLERYCLTSEYKCPAKTCRAQIAQHVRRFAHDGGCVRIGLREMNSEPFGQENTNQILMWSKCIKCKSVSPVVPMSDDTWSLSFAKYLELRFHGSAYTRRGAENCQHSLHHDHYQYFTRKNMLAVFKYTKISQWEISLPPPVINIIYDAKQHANVIEEMKTLALKGDDVFTCIREKLSSLQTDIESINTAKQQMMKDQQYFKNKIEEIQLKLTSPTLENKKLEGKISEKQVQALMYRIEDGIVILKRLISEAVSTWNTRILEISTKKKDERTRKFTERSMTTGSSGMIDTDGYITEDTASESQLEDLSPMSADYNAVDAIAVIQNDLQSIDIMENSDNEIPEINNPEDIIIVQGSPKMHQRSYSDVLPLTSEDMPDKKKKKKTILSQLLPSIPVTQPIANPLGPLEHTLLPLGSVVPVVVYESELSSIIAYALDSHDYKHSLQELLRVTKGPELNSSPLYKRKFSENKENSSELTQSGDFKRPSVLSFLRGNSPNPASPIESDKNVLSVESTVQNVNVSTETDEDKKQIKQQNYIEVQFNDTTTNFYCRIYFAAQFAALRRNVLPCGEDGYTRSLSRTVQWVARGGKSGSAFCKSRDDRFIIKEMSKLEMQIFLRFAPNYFAYMEKCQQMKQPTLLGKIVGVYRVSFKNDTTNNGIRTSVLVMENLFYNREITDKFDLKGSIRNRLVNPDDIDHEGELVLLDENLLNMSCDSPLYIRSHSKVVLNKAIRSDTKFLADNSVMDYSLLVGLEPSSGELVLGIIDYIRTFTWDKKLETMVKKSGILGGQGKLPTIISPEEYRARFIAAMHRYFLPVPDRWSDLGKGVETI, from the exons atgaataagaatatGAACTCACCGTCAAAGTTGACAGAATTTGCCCCGTTGAGTCCAGAGGAAAGTCAACCTGTTGTTGCCTCacttttttccaaatttttcaGCTTTGCCAGGA GTCCACAAAATGCTGACGATTCCATTATCTCTTCTAATAATGACGAGCAAAGTTCATCTGATTCTGATTCTTGGAAGCAATCGCAAAGTACAGAAAAAACACCGGAAGAAGATAGTTctagtataattaattttccctTAGATACACACGAGGGTCGTAGTTTACCAAGTGTTTTAAAACGTATAAGAAATATCGTAGCTTCCAAGAGCAGc aatCTGAGGTCATATAAAGATTCTGAACTTAGAAGTTACTGGATGCCAGATAGCGTAAGCAAACAATGTTACGAATGCGGTGAAAGATTTACAACTTTTCGTAGAAGACATCATTGTCGCGTTTGTGGACAAATATTTTGTTCAAAATGTTGTTCTGATCAAATTCCTGGAAAAATTATGGGATGTACAG GTGACCTCAGAGTATGTACATACTGTTGCAAAGTGGTTTTGTCGTATTTGCAGTCATCAGACATGAGAAGCGATTTATCAGCAGATCTTAAAGCACTGCAGGAAGATCTCCAAGTTAAATATGGTAATGATTCACCGCCTTTAACTCAGAAAAACTCATCTGAATGTACGGAAGGTGAAACTTCCATTTGTAGAAAACCAAGTGTTGGCTatatggaagaaaaatatgctGTTGGACG ATCGGCGAATAGTTATTTAACATCACAAGAATGTTCACTTGTTCTTCAAAATTCAGCATCACTAAGAATGATTTATGAAGAGTTATTCAGATCAAGCCAGgcaattttattacaaaccCACAGAATTCGTTTGAAAAGTTACCATAATTGTTTCATAGCAAGTGAATTAGTAAATTGGATGATAGCGCAGAATAAAGCAGCAACCAg GGTACAAGCTACTGCTATAGGTCAAGCATTACTTGAAGCAGGTTTTATAGAACCTATTACTTCCGAGAACGTTTTTAGTGATACCGCAGCAATATTTAAACCAGTCCAATTATCTCAAATGCAAAGTACAGATTTATTAACGGAAAATCAAGCTACATGCGATGCGCAAGAACCTGCTTGGGTAAATACTATACCTCAACATGATTCAACCACag ATTCTGAAAGCGAATCGAAACCATCTAATTCGGTTCAACAAACTAGTGGTCGTTTACCATCCTCAAGTTCAAGCTTTTACTTAGATTTAAATCTAGAAGCATCGACTGTTACGTTGAAAAGACCAACGTCTGAAGATTTAACAACAATTTCGATAGACAGTAATGATGGAGTTACCGAACAGAAAGAGGTAAACATAAAATCTCATGAGTGTAACTTTAAAGTATCCGATGATCTTTTAAGTGATACGTTTCAAATAcaagaaatcaaagaaaagagTGGTTGGCATAAGATGACTAATCTTAGAACTGCATTTGGAGAAATGAGTGCCTACAACTGTTTAAc ttCTGTATATAAGCAGCACGAAGACTCATTGATCAAACAACTTCTTAACAAAGAAGGTTTATCTCAAATTTGGTCTGAAGTTATTTTAAACATTGCACATCAAATAGTGGATCATGTCAAGCCTGATTTAAATCACAATGCTGACGATTTAGACATTCGACATTATGtacagataaaaaaatgtactGGAGGGAGCAGAGATGATTGTGAAATAGTATCAGGAGTAGTCTGTACTAAAAATGTAGCTCACCGTGGAATGAATGCGATGATTGCTCATCCTAAAATTTTGTTACTACAATGTGGACTAATGTATCAACGTGTAGAAGGCAAATTATTAAGTTTGGAACCTGTGATGATGCAG GAGAATGAGTACTTGGGTCATACAGTAGCTAGAATTACTGCTCTTGGACCTGATATAGTTCTCGTTCATCGATCTGTCTCTAGATTAGCACAAGATAGACTCAGGGAATGTGGTGTTACtcttattttaaatgttaagtTAAGTGTACTAGAACGAATAGCCAGATGTACTGGTGCAAATATTGTAAAAACTGTTGATGCTCATATTAGTGCTCGTTATATGCTTGGTacatgtaaaaaattttatttacgtaaTTTTCCTGATGATCAAA GTGGGATAAAAACATTGATGTATTTTGAGGGCTGCGCAAACGCACATTTGGGATCTACCATCCTACTACGAGGTGGATCTTTACCAGAATTGAAGAAGGTTAAAAATGTTACATCTATGATGATATTCGCTGCATATTCCTGGCGTCtggaaaaatcttttctcatGGATGAATTCGCCAGACCACCTTCTCCAAAAGACAACTCTTTCTTGGATGAAACATTCAAGAAGAATACTTCAGATAGCGATAGTAGTGTGCAATTATTATCTACCAAAGGAAAAGATAGCATTGAGACTTCGtcgaatattgaaaataatgaaagcaTAAATaccaaagaaaatataaaattatcacaAATTTATGATAGTAGAAATATATCTAACAATGGGGAGAGTATAGATAATACATGTCCAATTAATCACAACACGTCTGTAAAAGATGAAGATATGGAAAATCCCAAtggaaatgataatttattgaacTCAGCTGCGCTTAAGCAGATATCTTCTATATTGAACGAGGACTGTGATCCTTATGAtactttgaaattatttaaaacaaagaTCCGATCCAATacgaataattcaaaaaactTAGATCAATCTTCTAAAGACACTACTCATGATAGCGACTTGAATGTTACTTTGAGTACCGTCAGGGATAACATAGATatacaaaatgatatatataattccgGAAACAATCTGGACTTAAAATCAGAAGAGCAAAGTAATGTATCAAGATATATAGAAGAGAAACGCATTTATGGTGAATCTATTAGTGATCATAGTGATCCACTGCatcaatatttaaacgaagatgaagaagatgtcTTTGATCAGACTAGTCCAAATGGGCAGTGTCTAAGTGTTGCTGACTTACCATTGTTAAATAAGTTTAAGAAAGCTTTAGAGGGTACAGTTCTAAGCATGTCACCTTATTTAAAGTTTTCAGTACCTTATTTAGAGACCGAACCTGGaagaaattgtattttaaGAACCTTCTTTCCAAAAGAAATCTATTATTCCGAACAGTTCttagataaaacaaaagaaacaaggaCTAGTAGCATTTCTGTGGAACAAAATGTACCTGATAAACCTCTGTTAAATTTAAAACTTAAACCTAGGCATCCATTCATAGAAGCAAAATTAACAACCGATGTTGAAAGTAAAGAAGTTCAGGCACTTCTAGCACATTTCAGAGCTTGTGGAAGTCGATTATATCCAACGAACAATGTTATGATAGAAAGACAACAGCAAAACGTACAAGCAGAGACTACTGAGCCAAAATCTACATGGCCAGATTGTTTGGATCCTGTTAACCATCAACGTTTGTCCGTACTGTTTTGTAGCTTGTCGCATACTAGCAACAATACTCCATCTTTTTGTGTATATCCTTGGACTGTTAACATGGATCTGTATGGACGAAATGATATAGCATTGGGATGTTTTCTAGAACGTTATTGCTTAACTTCAGAATACAAGTGTCCTGCTAAAACTTGTCGAGCGCAAATTGCTCAACATGTAAGACGATTTGCTCATGATGGTGGCTGTGTACGAATTGGTTTAAGAGAAATGAATTCTGAACCTTTCGGTCAGGAAAATACTAATCAAATTCTTATGTGGAGCAAgtgtataaaatgtaaaagtgTTTCACCTGTCGTACCAATGTCAGACGATACTTGGTCTCTATCATTTGCTAAATATCTTGAATTAAGATTTCATGGTAGTGCATATACAAGAAGGGGTGCTGAAAATTGTCAACATTCTCTTCATCATGATCATTATCAGTATTTCACGAGGAAAAATATGCTAGCCGTGTTCAAGTATACAAAGATTTCTCAATGGGAGATTTCTTTACCACCAcctgttataaatattatttatgatgcAAAACAACATGCTAATGTTATCGAAGAGATGAAAACCTTGGCTTTAAAAGGGGACGACGTTTTTACATGTATAAGAGAAAAGTTAAGTTCATTGCAAACAGACATTGAAAGTATAAATACCGCAAAGCAACAAATGATGAAAGATCAACAGTATttcaagaataaaatagaGGAGATACAATTGAAATTAACCTCACCgactttagaaaataaaaaactcgAAGGGAAGATTTCAGAAAAGCAGGTACAAGCTCTTATGTATAGAATCGAAGATGGTATTgtcatattaaaaagattgaTTTCTGAAGCTGTGTCTACCTGGAACACAAGGATTTTAGAGATTTCgactaaaaagaaagatgaacgaacgagaaagtTCACTGAACGATCTATGACAACTGGTAGTAGTGGTATGATAGATACTGATGGATATATAACAGAGGATACTGCATCGGAATCACAATTGGAAGATCTAAGTCCAATGTCAGCTGATTATAATGCAGTGGATGCAATCGCAGTGATACAGAACGATTTGCAGAGTATAGATATCATGGAAAATTCTGATAATGAAATTCCAGAGATCAATAATCCtgaagatattattatcgtgcaAGGATCACCTAAAATGCATCAGAGATCTTATTCGGATGTTTTACCTTTAACATCGGAAGACATGcctgataaaaagaaaaaaaagaagacgatcTTGTCTCAATTATTGCCTTCTATTCCAGTAACTCAACCAATAGCTAATCCATTAGGCCCATTGGAACATACTTTACTTCCACTTGG gTCTGTTGTACCAGTGGTGGTCTATGAATCAGAATTATCTTCCATAATAGCCTATGCATTAGATTCTCATGACTACAAACATAGTCTGCAAGAATTACTTCGTGTAACAAAAGGTCCTGAATTGAATTCCAGTCCATTGTACAAACGTAAATTTTCTGAGAACAAAGAGAATTCTTCAGAATTAACACAATCAGGAGATTTTAAGAGAccatcggtattatcgttcttaagaGGCAACAGTCCAAATCCTGCTAGTCCAATAGAATCTGATAAGAATGTTTTAAGCGTGGAATCGACGGTACAAAACGTTAATGTTTCAACAGAAACTGACGAagacaaaaaacaaataaaacagcAGAATTACATTGAAGTTCAGTTCAACGATACAACGACAAACTTTTATTGTAGGATATATTTTGCAGCTCAGTTTGCTGCTTTAAGAAGGAACGTCTTACCTTGCGGAGAAGATGGATACACTAGAAGCTTGAGCAGGACTGTTCAATGGGTAGCTAGGGGTGGAAAAAGTGGAAGTGCTTTCTGTAAAAGTAGAG ACGACCGATTCATTATAAAGGAAATGTCCAAGTTAGAaatgcaaatatttttaaggtTCGCACCAAATTACTTTGCTTATATGGAGAAGTGTCAGCAAATGAAACAACCAACATTACTAGGGAAAATAGTAGGAGTTTATAGAGTATCTTTCAAAAATGATACGACTAACAATGGAATAAGAACAAGTGTTTTGGtaatggaaaatttattttataatcgagAGATTACTGACAAGTTTGATTTGAAAGGATCCATAAGGAATCGACTGGTAAATCCAGATGATATCGATCATGAAGGGGAATTAGTTTTGTtggatgaaaatttattgaaca tGAGCTGCGATTCACCTTTATACATCAGATCTCATTCCAAGGTTGTATTAAATAAAGCAATTAGAAGCGACACCAAATTTTTAGCAGACAATTCTGTTATGGACTATTCGTTATTAGTAGGATTGGAACCGAGTTCAGGCGAACTTGTTTTGGGTATAATAG ATTATATAAGGACATTCACGTGGGACAAAAAATTGGAAACGATGGTGAAGAAATCTGGCATATTGGGTGGTCAAGGAAAATTACCCACCATAATCTCACCGGAAGAATATAGAGCTAGATTTATAGCAGCGATGCATCGTTATTTTCTACCAGTACCAGATAGATGGTCTGATCTGGGCAAAGGTGTTGAAACAATCTGA